In Bradyrhizobium sp. 1(2017), one DNA window encodes the following:
- the otnI gene encoding 2-oxo-tetronate isomerase, with the protein MPRFAANLSMMFTEVPFLDRFDAAAQAGFTAVEFLFPYEHPAEAVGERLKRNGLTQALFNLPPGDWNAGEKGFAALPARFSDLKASLETALPYAKATGVKRLHLMAGIANRGERVAIEAFYKSVAWAAEFFAPHGIDIVIEPINARNVPGYFLNDFGFARDLIQELRLANLKLQFDIYHCGIIHGDVTMRLREMMPIIGHVQIASIPSRNEPDGEELNYPFLFEELDRLGYAGFVGCEYNPRGKTTDGLAWFRPYAGAKP; encoded by the coding sequence ATGCCCCGTTTTGCCGCCAACCTTTCGATGATGTTCACCGAGGTGCCGTTCCTCGACCGCTTCGATGCTGCCGCGCAGGCCGGCTTCACCGCCGTCGAATTTCTCTTTCCTTACGAGCATCCGGCCGAGGCGGTCGGCGAGCGGCTCAAGAGGAATGGGCTGACGCAGGCGTTGTTCAACCTGCCGCCGGGCGACTGGAACGCCGGCGAGAAGGGCTTTGCGGCGCTACCGGCGCGGTTTTCCGATCTCAAGGCCAGCCTGGAGACGGCGCTGCCCTACGCCAAGGCGACCGGCGTCAAGCGCCTGCACCTGATGGCCGGCATCGCCAATCGAGGCGAGCGCGTCGCGATCGAGGCCTTCTACAAGTCGGTGGCGTGGGCTGCGGAGTTCTTCGCACCCCATGGCATCGACATCGTGATCGAGCCGATCAATGCCCGCAACGTGCCCGGCTACTTCCTCAACGATTTCGGCTTCGCGCGCGACCTGATCCAGGAACTGCGGCTTGCGAACCTGAAGCTCCAGTTCGACATCTATCATTGCGGGATCATTCACGGCGACGTCACCATGCGCCTGCGCGAGATGATGCCGATCATCGGGCATGTCCAGATCGCCAGCATCCCCTCGCGCAATGAGCCCGACGGCGAGGAGCTGAACTATCCGTTCCTGTTCGAAGAGCTCGACAGGCTCGGCTATGCCGGCTTCGTCGGCTGCGAATACAACCCGCGCGGCAAGACCACCGACGGCCTTGCCTGGTTCAGGCCCTATGCCGGAGCGAAGCCGTGA
- the otnK gene encoding 3-oxo-tetronate kinase, protein MTLALGCIADDYTGASDLANTLTRAGLRTVQTIGVPADDLALPEVDAVVVSLKSRSIEAGLAVSRSRAAETWLRGRGAGHVLFKICSTFDSTDAGNIGPVMDALRADCGEAIVLVTPAFPETGRTVYQGNLFVGAVPLNESPLKDHPLNPMRDSNLVRVLARQSKTQIGLVDLATVTRGADAVRARLSELAGKVIGAAVIDAVFDRDLETIGLVAAEHRLSVGASGIGLGLARALVSTGKVRSSAAGSEAGAAVGGPAACLAGSCSQATLQQIANAERVMPVLHLDPEQIVAGAGEAQRALAWAKPLLANGPVLIASSATPEAVAAVQARHGRDAAGHAIEQAMADIAEGLVQAGVRRLIVAGGETSGAVVDRLKIPGFLVGVEIAAGVPVLRAVGAQAGEMLLALKSGNFGGPEFFSDALGLMR, encoded by the coding sequence GTGACACTTGCGTTGGGCTGCATCGCCGACGACTACACCGGCGCCTCCGACCTCGCCAACACGTTGACGCGCGCGGGTCTGCGCACCGTGCAGACCATCGGCGTGCCCGCGGACGATCTCGCGCTGCCCGAGGTGGACGCCGTGGTGGTGTCGCTGAAGAGCCGCTCGATCGAGGCCGGCCTTGCCGTGTCGCGCTCGCGTGCGGCGGAGACGTGGCTGCGCGGTCGCGGTGCGGGCCACGTGCTGTTCAAGATCTGTTCGACCTTCGATTCCACAGATGCCGGTAATATCGGTCCGGTGATGGACGCGCTCCGCGCCGATTGCGGCGAGGCGATCGTGCTGGTGACGCCGGCTTTCCCGGAGACCGGCCGAACCGTCTATCAGGGGAACCTCTTCGTCGGCGCGGTGCCGTTGAACGAGAGCCCGTTGAAGGATCATCCGCTCAATCCGATGCGGGATTCCAACCTCGTGCGCGTGCTGGCGCGCCAGAGCAAGACGCAGATCGGCCTCGTCGATCTCGCCACCGTCACGCGCGGCGCGGATGCGGTCCGGGCGCGGCTGTCCGAGCTCGCGGGCAAGGTCATCGGCGCCGCGGTCATCGACGCCGTGTTCGATCGCGACCTCGAGACCATCGGCCTCGTTGCCGCCGAGCATCGACTATCGGTCGGCGCCTCCGGCATCGGCCTTGGCCTCGCGCGGGCACTGGTGTCGACCGGGAAAGTTCGGTCGAGCGCGGCAGGCAGCGAAGCGGGCGCGGCGGTCGGTGGCCCGGCGGCTTGCCTTGCCGGGAGCTGCTCGCAGGCGACGCTTCAGCAGATCGCCAATGCCGAGCGTGTCATGCCGGTGTTGCATCTCGATCCAGAGCAGATCGTCGCCGGGGCCGGCGAGGCGCAGCGCGCGCTGGCCTGGGCGAAGCCGCTTCTGGCGAATGGCCCTGTCCTGATCGCCTCGAGCGCGACTCCGGAAGCTGTTGCGGCCGTTCAGGCCCGGCACGGCCGCGACGCCGCCGGGCATGCCATCGAGCAGGCCATGGCCGATATCGCCGAAGGCCTGGTGCAGGCGGGCGTCCGGCGCTTGATCGTCGCGGGTGGCGAGACGTCAGGTGCGGTGGTCGATCGATTGAAGATTCCCGGTTTTCTCGTTGGGGTGGAAATCGCCGCGGGAGTTCCAGTGCTGCGCGCCGTCGGTGCGCAGGCAGGCGAGATGTTGCTTGCCCTGAAATCCGGAAATTTCGGCGGCCCGGAGTTTTTCTCCGACGCGCTGGGGCTCATGCGCTGA
- a CDS encoding methyl-accepting chemotaxis protein, giving the protein MLATISIRAKIISVVAFLLVAMTGMGLLAVMKMRSMNANTTDITTNWMPSVRVLGELRASVITYRNVVRQHMLSETLDEKIANEKTAVTVIEALAKIRSRYEAMITSPDERALYNQWAKLWDDYKKGTEEVMALSRKEAGKVPHEAQELNTKTVNKIGLASDEVLMKDIELNNKGGDQAAQDAADSYSYAFMLVSVILGIAVVIGIGLSFYLVRDVSNGINSITEPMQALGKGDLSAEVPHRGEKTEIGAMADVLQIFKEALIAKKAADEAAAADAEAKIERGRRVDNITREFETMIGEIVQTVSSASTQLEASASTLTSTADRSQRLATTVAGASEEASTNVQSVASATEEMASSVGEISRQVQESARMAGDAVGQARTTTERVSELSKAASRIGDVVELINTIAGQTNLLALNATIEAARAGEAGRGFAVVASEVKALAEQTAKATGEIGQQISGIQAATNDSVGAIKEISSTIERLSEISSAIAAAVEEQGAATQEIARNVQQAAQGTQQVSSNITDVQRGATETGTASSQVLSAAQMLSNDSNRLKTEVGKFLTNVRAA; this is encoded by the coding sequence ATGCTCGCCACTATCTCCATCCGCGCCAAGATCATCAGTGTCGTGGCGTTCCTGCTGGTTGCGATGACCGGCATGGGCTTGCTCGCCGTCATGAAAATGCGGTCCATGAACGCCAATACCACCGACATCACCACGAACTGGATGCCGAGCGTGCGGGTGTTGGGCGAGCTTCGGGCGAGCGTCATCACCTATCGCAATGTGGTCCGCCAGCACATGCTTTCCGAAACGCTGGACGAGAAGATCGCCAACGAGAAGACGGCTGTGACCGTGATCGAGGCGCTCGCCAAGATCCGCAGTCGGTACGAGGCAATGATCACTTCGCCGGATGAGCGGGCGCTCTACAACCAGTGGGCAAAGCTCTGGGACGACTACAAGAAGGGCACCGAGGAGGTGATGGCGCTGTCGCGCAAGGAAGCCGGCAAGGTCCCCCACGAAGCGCAGGAACTGAACACCAAGACGGTCAACAAGATCGGTCTTGCGTCGGATGAGGTCCTGATGAAGGACATCGAACTCAACAACAAGGGTGGCGATCAGGCCGCCCAGGATGCTGCGGACAGCTATTCCTATGCCTTCATGCTGGTTTCCGTCATCCTTGGCATCGCGGTGGTAATCGGCATCGGTCTCAGCTTCTATCTCGTCCGTGACGTCTCCAATGGCATCAATTCCATCACCGAGCCGATGCAGGCACTGGGCAAAGGCGATCTGTCGGCCGAGGTCCCTCACCGCGGCGAAAAGACGGAGATCGGCGCCATGGCCGACGTGCTCCAGATCTTCAAGGAAGCGCTGATCGCAAAGAAGGCTGCCGACGAAGCCGCAGCGGCCGATGCCGAAGCCAAGATCGAGCGCGGCCGCCGCGTCGACAACATCACCCGCGAATTCGAAACGATGATCGGCGAGATCGTCCAGACCGTGTCGTCGGCTTCGACCCAGTTGGAGGCCTCCGCCTCGACGCTGACGTCGACCGCCGACCGCTCCCAGAGGCTCGCGACCACCGTTGCCGGCGCTTCGGAGGAAGCCTCGACCAACGTGCAGTCGGTGGCCTCGGCGACCGAGGAGATGGCGTCCTCGGTCGGCGAGATCAGCCGCCAGGTGCAGGAATCGGCCCGCATGGCCGGCGATGCCGTCGGTCAGGCGCGTACCACCACCGAGCGCGTCAGCGAGCTGTCCAAGGCGGCGTCCCGCATCGGCGACGTCGTCGAGCTCATCAATACCATCGCCGGCCAGACCAACCTCTTGGCGCTGAATGCGACCATCGAGGCAGCGCGCGCCGGCGAGGCCGGCCGCGGCTTCGCCGTGGTGGCCTCCGAGGTGAAGGCGCTCGCCGAGCAGACGGCGAAGGCGACTGGCGAGATCGGCCAGCAGATCTCCGGCATCCAGGCCGCGACCAACGATTCGGTCGGCGCGATCAAGGAGATCTCCTCGACCATCGAGCGACTGTCGGAAATCTCCTCGGCGATCGCGGCGGCCGTGGAAGAGCAGGGCGCGGCGACCCAGGAGATCGCCCGCAACGTGCAGCAGGCGGCACAAGGCACCCAGCAGGTCTCCTCCAACATCACCGACGTGCAGCGCGGCGCGACCGAGACCGGCACGGCCTCCTCGCAGGTGCTGTCGGCGGCGCAGATGTTGTCGAACGACTCGAACAGGCTCAAGACCGAGGTCGGCAAGTTCCTGACCAACGTGCGCGCCGCGTAA
- a CDS encoding efflux RND transporter permease subunit — translation MIALVRIALSRPYTFVVLALLLLIIGPLAALRTPTDIFPDIRIPVIGVVWQYTGLPPDQMSGRITTPFQRALTTTVNDIEHITANSYNGFGIIKIFFQPNVDIRTANAQVTAISQTLLKQMPPGATPPLILNYSASTVPIIQVALSGEGLTEQNLADIGINQLRTPLVTVPGAAIPYPFGGKQRQVQIDLNPTALQARGLSGQDVANALAAQNLITPVGTQKIGQFEYNIQLNNSPLQIDELGNLPIKTVNGAMVYVRDVATVRDGNPPQTNIVHVDGNRSVLMMVLKAGATSTLDIIAGIKQKVIDVKDQLPDALKIGFIGDQSVFVRGAIQGVAVEGVIAALLTSVMILLFLGSWRSTIIIAVSIPLSVLGAIIMLSAIGETLNIMTLGGLALAVGILVDDATVTIENINYHLEQGKPVEQSILDGANQIVTPAFVSLLCICIVFVPMFFLTGVARFLFVPMAEAVMFAMIWSFILSRTLVPTMANYLLKAHVHHEGGPPKSRNPFVWFQRGFEARFERIRAGYHSFLGLALAHRGVFVIGFLCVVGASFALVPFLGRNFFPAVDAGNILMHVRTQVGTRVEETANQLADVQKAVRKLIPGEIETMTDNIGMPISGINMTYNNTGVIGPQDGDIQIKLKEGHKPTEEHVKVLREQLPRLFPGVSFAFLPADIVSQILNFGAPAPIDLQIRGANLGANFAYANTLLAKVRKIPGVADARIQQSPNNPTFNIDVDRTRAQYVGLTERDVTNSLVVNLAGSSQVAPTYYLNPDNGVSYSIVMQTPQYQMDSLSALQTLPITAAGNSQSPILGGIADIKRSTSSAVVSQYDIQSMVQIFATTSGRDLGAVAADIRQVIADTAKDVPKGSSVVLLGQVQTMNSAFTGLLFGLLGAVVLIYFLIVVNFQSWSDPFVIITALPAALAGIVWMLFMTETTLSVPALTGAIMCMGVATANSVLVISFARERYEELGDPIAAALEAGFVRFRPVLMTALAMIIGMAPMALGLGEGGEQNAPLGRAVIGGLIFATFATLMFVPVVFSMVHKKQGAKAAAPLETPHVAH, via the coding sequence ATGATTGCTCTGGTCCGTATTGCCCTGAGCCGGCCATATACTTTCGTCGTGCTCGCGCTCCTGCTGCTGATCATCGGACCGCTGGCGGCGCTGCGGACGCCGACTGACATCTTCCCGGATATCCGTATTCCCGTGATCGGCGTGGTCTGGCAGTACACCGGCCTGCCGCCCGACCAGATGTCAGGCCGCATCACCACGCCGTTCCAGCGCGCGCTGACGACGACGGTCAACGACATCGAGCACATCACGGCCAACTCGTACAACGGGTTCGGCATCATCAAGATCTTCTTTCAGCCGAACGTCGACATTCGCACGGCCAACGCCCAGGTCACCGCGATCTCGCAGACGCTGCTCAAGCAGATGCCGCCGGGCGCGACGCCGCCTTTGATCCTGAATTACTCGGCTTCCACCGTCCCGATCATTCAGGTCGCGCTGTCGGGTGAGGGGCTCACCGAGCAGAACCTCGCCGATATCGGTATCAACCAGTTGCGCACGCCCCTGGTCACCGTGCCCGGCGCGGCGATCCCATATCCCTTTGGCGGCAAGCAGCGCCAGGTCCAGATCGACCTCAATCCGACCGCGCTCCAGGCCCGCGGCCTCTCGGGCCAGGACGTCGCCAACGCGCTGGCCGCCCAGAACCTGATCACGCCGGTCGGCACCCAGAAGATCGGCCAATTCGAATACAACATCCAGCTCAACAACTCGCCGCTACAGATCGACGAGCTCGGCAATCTGCCGATCAAGACCGTCAACGGCGCCATGGTCTATGTCCGCGACGTCGCAACCGTGCGTGACGGCAATCCGCCGCAGACCAACATCGTCCATGTCGACGGCAACCGCTCGGTGCTGATGATGGTGCTGAAAGCGGGCGCAACCTCGACGCTCGACATCATCGCCGGCATCAAGCAGAAGGTCATCGACGTCAAGGATCAGCTGCCGGACGCGCTGAAGATCGGCTTCATCGGCGACCAGTCGGTGTTCGTCCGCGGCGCCATCCAGGGCGTCGCCGTCGAGGGCGTGATCGCGGCACTGCTCACCAGCGTGATGATCCTCCTGTTCCTCGGCAGCTGGCGCTCGACCATCATCATCGCGGTCTCCATCCCGCTGTCGGTGCTGGGCGCCATCATCATGCTGTCGGCGATCGGCGAGACGCTGAACATCATGACGCTCGGCGGCCTTGCGCTCGCTGTCGGCATCCTCGTCGACGATGCCACGGTGACGATCGAGAACATCAATTACCATCTGGAGCAGGGCAAGCCGGTCGAGCAGTCGATTCTCGACGGTGCCAACCAGATCGTGACGCCGGCCTTCGTGTCGCTGCTCTGCATCTGCATCGTGTTCGTGCCGATGTTCTTCCTCACCGGCGTCGCGCGCTTCCTGTTCGTGCCGATGGCGGAAGCCGTGATGTTCGCGATGATCTGGTCGTTCATCCTGTCGCGCACGCTGGTGCCGACCATGGCGAACTATCTGCTCAAGGCGCATGTGCATCACGAGGGCGGGCCGCCGAAGTCACGCAATCCGTTTGTCTGGTTTCAGCGCGGCTTCGAGGCGCGGTTCGAGCGCATTCGCGCCGGCTACCATAGCTTCCTCGGACTTGCGCTGGCGCATCGCGGGGTGTTCGTGATCGGCTTCCTCTGCGTCGTCGGCGCATCCTTCGCGCTGGTGCCGTTTCTCGGACGTAATTTCTTTCCGGCGGTCGATGCCGGCAACATCCTGATGCATGTCCGCACCCAGGTCGGCACCCGCGTCGAGGAGACCGCCAACCAGCTTGCCGACGTGCAGAAGGCGGTCCGCAAGCTGATCCCGGGCGAGATCGAGACCATGACCGACAATATCGGCATGCCGATCTCCGGCATCAACATGACCTACAACAACACCGGCGTGATCGGCCCGCAGGACGGCGACATCCAGATCAAGCTGAAGGAGGGCCACAAGCCGACGGAGGAGCACGTAAAGGTGCTGCGCGAGCAGCTGCCGCGTTTATTCCCCGGCGTCAGCTTCGCGTTCCTGCCGGCCGATATCGTCAGCCAGATCCTGAATTTCGGCGCGCCGGCGCCGATCGACCTGCAGATCCGTGGCGCCAATCTCGGCGCCAATTTCGCTTACGCCAACACCTTGCTGGCCAAGGTCCGCAAGATTCCCGGCGTTGCCGATGCGCGCATCCAGCAATCGCCGAACAATCCGACCTTCAACATCGACGTCGATCGCACCCGCGCGCAATATGTCGGCCTGACGGAACGCGACGTCACCAACAGCCTCGTCGTCAATCTCGCCGGCTCCTCGCAGGTGGCGCCGACCTACTACCTCAATCCTGACAACGGCGTGTCGTACTCGATCGTGATGCAGACGCCGCAATACCAGATGGACTCGCTCAGCGCGCTGCAGACGCTGCCGATCACGGCGGCCGGCAATTCGCAGTCGCCGATCCTCGGCGGCATTGCCGACATCAAGCGCTCGACCTCGAGCGCGGTGGTATCGCAATACGACATCCAGTCAATGGTGCAGATTTTCGCGACGACCTCGGGCCGCGATCTCGGCGCGGTCGCCGCCGACATCCGCCAGGTGATCGCCGACACCGCCAAGGATGTGCCGAAGGGATCTTCCGTGGTGCTGCTCGGCCAGGTGCAGACCATGAACAGCGCCTTCACCGGCCTGCTGTTCGGCCTGCTGGGTGCCGTCGTGCTGATCTACTTCCTGATCGTCGTGAACTTCCAGTCCTGGTCCGATCCGTTCGTGATCATCACGGCGCTGCCGGCCGCGCTCGCCGGCATCGTCTGGATGCTGTTCATGACGGAGACGACATTGTCGGTGCCGGCGCTGACCGGCGCCATCATGTGCATGGGCGTTGCCACCGCAAACAGCGTGCTCGTGATCTCCTTCGCCCGCGAGCGCTACGAGGAGCTCGGCGATCCCATTGCTGCCGCGCTCGAAGCCGGCTTCGTCCGGTTCCGCCCGGTGTTGATGACCGCGCTTGCCATGATCATCGGCATGGCGCCGATGGCGCTGGGTCTCGGCGAAGGCGGCGAGCAGAATGCGCCGCTCGGCCGTGCCGTGATCGGGGGCCTGATTTTTGCAACCTTCGCCACGCTGATGTTTGTGCCCGTGGTGTTCAGCATGGTACACAAGAAACAAGGCGCCAAGGCCGCCGCCCCATTGGAGACCCCGCATGTCGCCCACTGA
- a CDS encoding efflux RND transporter periplasmic adaptor subunit, whose product MSPTEPRSPVSHRKLGIFGVVALIAAGLVVGTGIRAREEQGSKLKEWTDDQAIPSVAVTLPNAKALNATIDLPGRLEAYYRAPIFARVPGYLKNWSADIGARVKAGQVIAEIEAPDLDQQLLQARADLASQQASARLSEATLNRRKTLVASNFVSAQEIDERTADLSNKNAAVRSGQANVERLEALAGYKKITAPFDGVVTARDTDVGALINAGGGSGPAMFVISDITKLRVYVNVPQNYVPAIKIGAKATIALPEYPNRTFQATVEASSQAVDVASGTTRMQLGLDNSSGELMPGGYASVKLNLQRDSAPLSIPASALIFNGSGLRVATVGPDDKVLFKSVTIARDLGREIELASGIAADDRVITAPPDGLSDGDAVRVVGAKAKPATASEKQAPKS is encoded by the coding sequence ATGTCGCCCACTGAACCCCGCTCCCCGGTGTCGCACCGGAAACTGGGCATCTTCGGCGTGGTGGCGCTGATTGCGGCAGGCCTCGTCGTCGGCACCGGCATCCGCGCTCGCGAGGAGCAGGGCTCCAAGCTGAAGGAGTGGACCGACGATCAAGCCATTCCCAGCGTTGCGGTGACCCTGCCCAACGCCAAAGCTCTCAACGCCACCATCGACCTGCCGGGCCGGCTGGAGGCCTATTATCGCGCTCCGATCTTCGCCCGCGTCCCCGGCTATCTCAAAAACTGGAGCGCCGACATCGGTGCGCGCGTGAAGGCCGGCCAGGTGATCGCCGAGATCGAGGCGCCCGACCTCGACCAGCAACTGCTTCAGGCCCGCGCCGACCTCGCCAGCCAGCAGGCCAGCGCGAGGTTGTCGGAAGCGACCCTCAACCGCCGCAAGACGCTGGTCGCGTCCAACTTCGTCTCCGCCCAGGAAATCGACGAGCGCACCGCCGATCTCTCCAACAAGAATGCGGCGGTTCGCTCGGGCCAAGCCAATGTCGAGCGGCTGGAAGCCCTCGCTGGCTACAAGAAGATCACTGCCCCGTTCGACGGCGTCGTGACGGCGCGCGACACCGACGTCGGCGCGTTGATCAATGCCGGCGGCGGTTCGGGCCCGGCAATGTTCGTGATCTCCGACATCACCAAGCTGCGCGTTTATGTCAACGTGCCCCAGAATTACGTGCCGGCGATCAAGATCGGCGCCAAGGCCACCATCGCGCTGCCGGAGTATCCGAACCGGACCTTCCAGGCGACCGTGGAGGCTTCCTCGCAGGCCGTCGACGTCGCCTCGGGCACCACGCGCATGCAGCTCGGGCTCGACAATTCCTCAGGCGAGTTGATGCCCGGCGGCTATGCCAGCGTGAAGCTGAATCTCCAGCGCGACTCCGCGCCGCTCAGCATCCCCGCCAGCGCGCTGATCTTCAACGGCAGCGGTCTGCGTGTCGCGACCGTCGGTCCCGACGACAAGGTGCTGTTCAAGTCCGTGACCATCGCCCGCGATCTCGGCCGCGAGATCGAGCTGGCCTCTGGGATCGCAGCTGACGACCGCGTCATCACCGCGCCGCCGGACGGCCTCTCGGACGGGGATGCCGTGCGCGTGGTCGGCGCCAAGGCCAAGCCAGCGACGGCATCGGAGAAGCAGGCGCCGAAGAGCTGA
- a CDS encoding acetyl-CoA acetyltransferase has translation MTDKTNIPEDRIPVIVGIGEIVDRPKEITEGLEPLDLLEQALRRAEADAGARLLGEVQSLDVVNFLSWRYRDPEQLLAQRLGISPAHCYYGPVGGESPIRYIHEAAKRIARGECTVAAVCGAEAQSTATKAERAGVKLPWTPFAHDVEEPKRGAAFQKPLAVKLGVFRPVTVYPFYEAASSAHWGQTPRDAMAESGTLWSRYSEAAAQNPNAWLKRRYASDEITTPTADNRLIAWPYNKLMVANPSVNMGGALLLTSLAKARAAGIAEDRLVFPLGGASAEEPRDYLLRDQFYESHPQNAVLGSVMDLAGGNGKKFDAIELYSCFPCVPKMARRTLGLGADVQPTVTGGLTFFGAPLNTYMTHAACAMVRRVRDGAGLGLLYGQGGFVTKHHALVVSKAPPREALAQETSVQGEADRSKRAVPEFATEATGKGKVESFTVLYGRSGDVDHGVVMLRTQDDRRTLARIPASDAATLAHLLDMDRTPVDSLGEIAMAADGVPEWRVA, from the coding sequence ATGACCGACAAGACCAACATCCCTGAAGACCGCATCCCCGTCATCGTCGGCATCGGCGAGATCGTCGACCGCCCGAAAGAGATCACCGAAGGCCTCGAGCCGCTTGACCTGCTCGAACAAGCGCTGCGGCGGGCCGAGGCTGACGCCGGCGCAAGGCTGCTCGGCGAGGTGCAATCGCTCGACGTCGTCAACTTCCTGAGCTGGCGCTATCGCGATCCGGAGCAGCTTCTGGCGCAACGCCTCGGCATCTCGCCGGCGCATTGCTATTACGGCCCGGTCGGCGGCGAGAGCCCGATCCGCTACATCCACGAGGCCGCAAAGCGCATCGCGCGCGGCGAATGTACCGTGGCCGCGGTCTGCGGCGCCGAGGCGCAGTCGACCGCGACCAAGGCGGAGCGCGCGGGCGTCAAGCTGCCATGGACGCCGTTCGCCCACGACGTCGAAGAGCCCAAGCGCGGCGCGGCGTTCCAGAAGCCGCTGGCGGTCAAGCTCGGCGTGTTTCGCCCCGTCACCGTCTATCCGTTCTACGAGGCCGCCTCCTCGGCGCATTGGGGCCAGACGCCACGCGACGCGATGGCTGAATCAGGCACGCTCTGGTCGCGTTATTCCGAGGCCGCTGCGCAAAATCCTAATGCCTGGCTGAAGCGTCGCTACGCCTCTGATGAGATCACGACGCCGACCGCTGACAACCGCCTGATCGCGTGGCCCTACAACAAGCTGATGGTGGCCAACCCCAGCGTCAACATGGGCGGCGCACTGCTGCTGACCAGCCTCGCCAAGGCGCGTGCCGCCGGCATTGCCGAGGACAGACTGGTCTTTCCGCTCGGCGGCGCCTCGGCGGAGGAGCCGCGGGATTATCTCTTGCGCGACCAGTTCTATGAGAGCCATCCACAGAACGCGGTGCTCGGGAGCGTGATGGATCTCGCCGGCGGCAACGGCAAGAAGTTCGACGCCATCGAGCTCTACAGCTGTTTTCCGTGCGTGCCCAAGATGGCACGGCGAACGCTGGGCTTGGGTGCCGACGTGCAGCCGACCGTGACCGGCGGCCTCACCTTCTTCGGCGCACCGCTCAACACCTACATGACGCATGCAGCCTGCGCGATGGTGCGGCGTGTTCGCGATGGCGCCGGGCTCGGCCTGCTCTACGGCCAGGGCGGTTTCGTCACCAAGCACCATGCGCTGGTGGTGTCGAAGGCACCGCCGCGCGAAGCGCTGGCACAGGAGACCAGCGTGCAAGGCGAGGCCGACCGCAGCAAGCGCGCGGTGCCGGAGTTTGCGACGGAGGCGACTGGCAAGGGCAAGGTCGAGAGCTTTACCGTGCTCTACGGCCGCAGCGGCGATGTCGACCACGGCGTGGTGATGCTCCGCACCCAAGACGACCGGCGCACATTGGCGCGAATTCCAGCGAGCGATGCCGCCACGCTGGCGCATCTGCTCGACATGGATCGCACGCCGGTGGACTCGCTCGGCGAGATCGCGATGGCCGCGGATGGCGTGCCGGAGTGGCGGGTGGCGTAG
- a CDS encoding nitronate monooxygenase, with amino-acid sequence MKSPICDMLGIEFPLLAFSHCRDVVAAVSRAGGFGVLGATVHTPDTLERELKWIDDHVDGKPYGIDVLIPENISTAGEKDVTWKSLEARVPQAHRNYTRDLLKKYGIELTTTEVAADQPQPFDGKTALELLEVSFNHPIRLIANALGVPPKAMIEMGKKHGVPVAALVGAKEHALRQVAAGVDILVVQGTEAGGHCGEVSTMVLVPEVIKATKKIRDVPVLAAGGIMTGRQMAACMAMGAAGAWTGSVWLATVEAETTEIFREKMIAASSRDAVRSKGRTGKPARQLRSVWTDAWDRAPDSPGALPMPLQSIISRDAFNSIDRAAASGNAQARDLVSYFVGQGVGLIDSVKSAGAVVQEFKEEFAEAVEHMNKLVTE; translated from the coding sequence ATGAAATCGCCGATCTGCGACATGCTGGGAATCGAGTTCCCGCTGCTCGCCTTCAGCCATTGCCGCGACGTCGTCGCCGCCGTCAGCCGCGCCGGCGGCTTCGGCGTGCTTGGCGCCACCGTCCACACGCCGGATACGCTCGAACGCGAGCTGAAATGGATCGACGATCACGTCGACGGCAAGCCCTACGGCATCGACGTGCTGATTCCCGAAAACATCTCGACCGCGGGCGAGAAGGACGTCACCTGGAAGAGTCTGGAAGCGCGCGTGCCGCAGGCGCATCGCAACTACACGCGCGATCTCCTGAAGAAATACGGCATCGAGCTCACCACCACGGAGGTCGCGGCCGACCAGCCGCAGCCGTTCGACGGAAAGACGGCACTGGAGCTGCTCGAAGTCTCTTTCAATCATCCGATCCGCCTGATCGCCAATGCCCTCGGCGTGCCGCCGAAAGCCATGATCGAGATGGGCAAGAAACACGGCGTACCGGTCGCAGCCCTCGTCGGCGCCAAGGAGCATGCGCTGCGCCAGGTCGCAGCCGGTGTCGACATCCTCGTGGTGCAGGGCACGGAAGCCGGCGGCCATTGCGGCGAGGTCTCGACCATGGTGCTGGTGCCGGAGGTGATCAAGGCGACCAAGAAGATCCGCGACGTGCCGGTGTTGGCCGCCGGCGGCATCATGACGGGGCGGCAGATGGCGGCCTGCATGGCCATGGGGGCGGCCGGCGCCTGGACCGGCTCGGTGTGGCTCGCCACGGTAGAGGCCGAGACCACGGAGATCTTTCGCGAGAAGATGATCGCGGCCTCCTCGCGCGACGCCGTGCGCTCGAAGGGCCGCACCGGCAAGCCAGCCCGGCAACTCCGCTCGGTCTGGACCGATGCCTGGGATCGCGCGCCGGACAGCCCGGGCGCGCTGCCGATGCCGCTGCAAAGCATCATCAGCCGCGACGCCTTCAACTCGATCGACCGCGCGGCCGCGAGCGGCAACGCACAGGCGCGCGATCTCGTCAGCTATTTCGTCGGCCAGGGCGTCGGGCTGATCGACAGCGTGAAGTCCGCGGGCGCCGTGGTGCAGGAGTTCAAGGAAGAGTTCGCCGAAGCCGTCGAGCACATGAATAAGCTGGTGACGGAGTAG